DNA from Synechococcus sp. CBW1108:
CCCCTGGTCGGCTCCATTTCATGGACACCACTGGCCAACGGTTGGAGAGAGGATGAGCTGGGTTTTGGGCCCTTGGGGTGGGCTCCATTCCACTATGTATAAGTACTGATCTGACCCATTGTTTGGATGTAGCCGGGCGGTCCGGTTTATGGATATAGGGCTTCCACCATTGTTGATCGTGATAGGGGGGAGTTGATTTATGGTAGCAACTAATCCAGTCGAAAGATTGGTTGGGTTATTTTTGCAGAGAGTCAGGAATTTATTATAATTGATTTGGTCGTTGGAGCTTGGGGCATATTGATATTTACCGGGAGCAGGGCCGTTTAGGTCGAGTACGATGCAGTTCCCAGTGAAGCAGGTGAAGTAGTCATTGAGCTTTTCAGCCCTGGCTAGATCAGCGCTAACCGCTGCAAAGATCTGGTCCCGGCTGCTGATGCTTTTGACAGATGAGATTGAAGAATTAAGGACGCTCATCAGTGCAACGCTCGAAACAGTCAGTAAGCCAGCAGAAACGACCATCTCCGCCAAGCTGAATCCCGCCTCGGCCGCTCGATGGGTTTTCCTCGGTAGGCGAGCCGAGCGCATGACTCAATAATTCCCAAAGAAGCGGAATCGACTGGTGCTACGTGCCTTCATATCCCAGGCGAAGAGATCTGTGGGGGGGGACGCCTGGCCAGTGATGCTGCTGCTGAAGGTGTTGTCTGCGCCAGGAAGAATGCCAAGCAGAATAAAAACATCAGCCACACCACTGGCAGGCACAGTTGGTGCGGCTGTAGTGCCAGTCATGTCAATCCCTTTAGCCCAGATGACGCCTTGAAAGGCCGCCGTGCCTGTTTGATTGATTGTGGCTTCGGGCGCAAAAACGTAGAACCCAGCCCCACTCCCTGATCCCTTGATGTCGATGTTCTGGGCTCCGCAGCCAGGGTCTTTGCGTTGGAGTGAACATCCAAACAATGAAAGGTCGGTGATATTCGTGACAGGTGCAGTGCAACCATCCTTGCAATGCTTAATGCTGCCGCCTCCCTTTTGCTTAATTACATCGCCGCTAGCTGGAAAGTAGAGTCTGATCTGGCGAGTATTGTTGCCACTGACAAAAACCAAGGTATCATTGGAGTTGACCTCGATGCTGCTGTAAATGCAATGCACTGCTTCTCGATAGAGCTTGCAGTTATTGGGCAGTTGCGTTGAGCTAGTCACTCCAGCCGCATTGCAGATGGTTTGCTTGGTTGAATCGTTGTATTGGCAAAGTTGGTTGGCGGCAGACGCGCCAGACTTCAAGATGGGTGGAGTGCCGTTGAACCCACCGGGATATTGGGGTGGTGGAGGTAGAGTAACGTCCAACCGGACCATTTTATTTGTCGAATTGTTATATGCAGATGTGCATTGGCTAGGATTAGTCGAGATGCAATAAATGGGATCTATGGTTGTCTCATTGCTGTCGCGAATGGTTGGGCTACCAGTGGCTCTAATAAATCCTCCTACTCCTCCTGCTCCTACGACGATCCCGAATCCGTGGGGGCTTAGTCCAGGAAGCATGCATAAGTTGTTTGAGAGATTGCTTGAACTAGTAATCGCATAGTTGGTGGTGCCGTGACCACGCTGTTTATTGCTGCTTGGATCCAGATATCCACCAAATGAAGCCTTGCAGCATTTGGGGATAACAGCAAAATCCTCCTGAAGAATTGTCCTCGATATCAATTCATTGCTTTGGCCATTACGGTAGATCGCTGATTCAACACTAAGCCGGAAAATTCCCCTGGTCCCCTCATCATCAAGCAGCCGTAAATTGTTTTTGCGTGCTAGTTTGAAATCCGCCCTATCCCTGTTGACAATCCGAAAAGCGCGCGTGGCGCCGTTTCGATTTTTACTTATGGCGCCGTCTTCGCTGATATAGAAAAAACCATTGTTTTCTTGGCGGAGGCCCAAGTTGATTTCTGCTAGCCTTGGGGGAACTTTCCTTATGTTGCCCGCACTATCTAAAGAGGTTATGCATGGATTGAAATGGTAATTTACGGCCTGACTGTCACTCCATAATGTGTTTTCGGCTGTTCGGTCCTGGCCTTCTTGTATTTGGCTGTCTAGTACTGCTATTAGGTGGCGATTTTGTTCCTTATTAATTTGGCCTATCAGATAACTCATTCCGCTTCTTGCCACATTGCGGGCCTCCCTGCCTTGGCCCTGGAAGATAGAGCCAATCATGGTGCTGGTTGTTTGATTAAGAAGCGCGGCCGTGCCAGCGATGAGTATCATCGTGGCGCTGAGCACGTAGACCAATGAGAAGCCTTTATTGTGTCGATCCGGCGAGTTGACCCTTTGTATTATTGACAGACGCTGAAAGCCTCTACGAGCAGGTGGCTGCATTTCGGACGAGAATGTATTTCTGAGGCGGGCCATTAAGGCAATCAAATGTAGGCAGACGTGTTAAATTGCGGTTAATTAAAAAAGGGGGCTGTATGTTTATTGTTCTTTTGGTGGAATGTTGGTCCATAGTGAGCCAATATTTTCTCTAGGGCAAAGTGCCTCCAAGCGTTAATTTTCCGTCTGCTGCAACTGTGGCTGTGGCGGTTAAGCCATTGTGCACTCCGCCTACGACTGTGGCTGTGGCAACGCCACCTGTGCCGGCATTGGAACAAGTGTTGGAGAATGTGATTTTGGAGGTGTCACCTGATGCGGTTTGATTTGGAAATACGCCGCCGTAGTCTGAAGGGCTTAACATATATACTTGGCACTCTTTGCCACCAGCGCTGGCAAGGGCCTTTGCGCTAGCTGATTTAGCTTTGTCGGCTTGGTTCAGGAATGAGGGTAGTGCAATAGCCGCCAAGACAGCAACAATAATTACCACAACTAGGAGCTCGATCAGGGTGAAGCCTTGATCGATGCCCGAACTTAAGCTCCTAGGTCGGAACGGTAGTTGCTGAATCAACCGGTGCCGGAGCCTGGCTCTGAGGATGGTGGTTGCCATAGATCGTTTTTGCTTGCCAGAAAAACATCTGAGCTCAAGGTATCGGCTGCCAATGGGGCGGGCAATGGGCCCTTGCCGAGAATCGCAGGAGATTTTGCTGAGAGACTCAGGCTGCAGCTTCTTCGCTGCCGATTTGCATCTCGCCAGCGAGGCCCTGCCTAAGGTCGCCCCATGCCTCTACTGACTCTCCGCCCAGCCACCAGCCTCTCGGGCCGCATGGCCCGCTGGGGTCTGGTGATTGTGGTGGTCTACGCCCTGGTGGCAGTGCTCACGCCCCTGTTGGTGCATCTGGGCTGGGTGCCCGAACCCAATTCCGGCCTGCAGAACCCCATCTACGCCGCCCCCTCCCTGGGCCATTGGTGTGGCACCGATCGGCTCGGCCGGGATGTATGCGTGCGCACCCTCGCCGGTAGTGGCGTGGCTCTGCAGGTGGTTTTGCTGGCCCTGGTGATCGCCCTGGTGGTCGGCGTTCCCCTCGGCATGGTGAGCGGCTACCTCGGCGGCTGGGTAGATCGGCTGCTGGTGCTGCTGATGGACACCCTCTACACCCTGCCGGTGTTACTGCTTTCCGTGGTGATGGCCTTTCTGCTCGGCCGCGGCCTGCCCAATGCCGCCGCTGCCCTCTGCGTGGTCTACATCCCCCAGTATTTCCGCGTCGTGCGCAATCAGAGCGCCCAGGTGAAGGCCGAGCTCTATGTAGAGGCGGCCCAGTCGCTCGGGGCCGGGCCCCTGTGGATCCTCCGCCGCTACCTGCTGCGCAATGTGATCACCTCGGTGCCGGTGCTGCTCACCCTCAACGCCGCCGATGCGGTGCTGGTGCTAGGCGGCCTCGGTTTCCTCGGCCTTGGCCTGCCGGAAACCATCCCCGAGTGGGGCGGCGACCTCCAGCAGGCCCTCACCGCCCTCCCCACCGGCATCTGGTGGACCGCCCTCTACCCCGGCGTGGCTTTATTTGTGCTGGTGCTGGGCCTGTCGTTTCTGGGGGAGGGGCTCGAGAGCTGGCTCAGTGGGGGCAATGCCCAGCGCTCTGGCAGCTGAAGCTGCCTTCAGGGGCGCAGTTGCCGCAGCCAGGTTTCGAGCGGTTCACATCGGATTCCATCGATCAGCAGCGGCTCTGGGCAAAAGGAGAGCAGCAGGCGTTCGGCTTCCGGGTAGTCCTCGCCGAAGGCCCGCAGCGCCTTGAGGTCGCTGCGGTCGATGCGACGGCTGCGTTTCACCTCAATGGCCAGAAACAGATTGGGGCCATAGACGATGAAATCCACCTCCAATCCGGATCGGGTGCGCCAGAAGCTGAGCTGGGCGCCCCCGGGCCGCAGCTGGCAGAGCGCCCGCAGATGTTGCGCCACCAGGGATTCGAGGGCTATGCCATCAATCTCTTCCGGCGCATCCAGCGGCCCGCAGGGCCTGAGGGAGCGAAACACGCCGGCATCGAAGTAAAAAAACTTCTGGTGCTGCACCAGCTGCCGCTGGGCCCGCCGTTGAAACACCGGCAGCCGGAAGCTGATCAACAGATCCTCGAGAATTCCCAGATAGCTTTCTGCCCGTTTGCGGGGAATCTCGGCTTCTCGGGCCAGGTTGGCCAGGTTTAGTAATGAGCCCTGCGAAAAGCTGATCACCTCCAGGAACCTCGCGAAATCGCCGATCTGACGCACCAGGGCTTCTGCCTGCACCTCTTCCTGCAGATACAGCGAGGCATAGGCCGCCAGAGTGGCCTGGGGATCCACGGCCTGCCACACCAGGGGCACCAGCCCGATGGCCTGGGCCCGCGTCAGATCAAACTCCTGGCCGAGCTCGGCAGCCATGAACGGCCCCATAGGGAGCGCCAGCAACCGCCCTCCCAGCAGATTGGCGGCCCCGTGGCGCAGCTTGCGGGCACTCGAACCGGTGAGCACAAAGCGCAGGTCACGCCGTTGTTCCACCAGGCCATGCACCACATCGAGCAACTGGGGCGCTTTCTGCACTTCGTCGATGACCACCGTGTGGGCCCGAGCCCCAGCGGCGGCGATCCGCTCGGCCAGTCGCTCTGGTTTGGCTTGATAGGTGCGCAGCACCTCCGGTGCCAGCAGATCCACCCGCAGGGCCTCGGGAAACTCCTGCTGCAGCCAGGTGGATTTGCCGGTGCCGCGAGGGCCGAACAGGAAGAAGCTGCCGGGCGGCGGCTGCAAAAATCGTCTGACTGACGCCATATACGCAGCCGAAATGGAGTTTTGACCACCATTTTGCATTAATTTCGGGCGACCGTCTGCCCGAGGCCCGGCAAGAATCAGCCAGGATCCCTGTGGCCCCAGCGCCAGCAGCACAGCTCGGTAGCCCAGCTCAGTAGCCCAGCTCAGTAGCGCATCTTCAGGCTGCGGGGCAGGTTTTCGCTGATGGCCCCCTCGCCATCGAGGGCCGGGTAGGGCCGCCCCTCCCTTTGGCACCAGGCGGCCACCTCCGGGTAGGCCCACTCAAACAGCAGGTGGTCGTAGCGCTCCGCTGGCAACCCCTCACCGTGGCTGGGCAGTAGCCCGGCCGCCTGGCGTTGGCGCAACGCTTCAAACAACAAGGTGGCGCAGGCCACGCTCACATTCAGCGACTGCACCATGCCCTGCATCGGGATCACGATCGGCTGGTCCACCAGGGCCGCCGCTGCGGCGCTCAGGCCCCACTTTTCCGCCCCCAGCACAAAGGCGCAGGGGCCGGTGAAGTCGCAGCTGCGGTAGTCCACCGCCTCGGCCGAAAGGTGGGTGCCATAGAGCCGAAAGCCTTTGGCCTTGAGGGCGCCCAGCAGCGTCCCGCAGTCGGCGTCGCAGTGGCGATGCAGGGGCACCCACTTCTCGCTGCCCTTGGCCGTGCCATTGAGCGTGGGGGTTCGGCCCGCCAGGCTCACCACATGGGCCTCCAGCACCCCCACCGCATCGCAGCTGCGCAGGATCGCCGAGAGGTTATGGGGCTTATCCACCTGCTCGAGCACCACGGTGAGATCGCCCATGCGCCGATTGAGCACGGCCTTGAGCCGCTCGAAGCGGCGGGGCAGCAGGGGCATGGCGTCAGGTGAGCTGCGGAGCC
Protein-coding regions in this window:
- a CDS encoding prepilin-type N-terminal cleavage/methylation domain-containing protein yields the protein MATTILRARLRHRLIQQLPFRPRSLSSGIDQGFTLIELLVVVIIVAVLAAIALPSFLNQADKAKSASAKALASAGGKECQVYMLSPSDYGGVFPNQTASGDTSKITFSNTCSNAGTGGVATATVVGGVHNGLTATATVAADGKLTLGGTLP
- a CDS encoding ABC transporter permease, translated to MARWGLVIVVVYALVAVLTPLLVHLGWVPEPNSGLQNPIYAAPSLGHWCGTDRLGRDVCVRTLAGSGVALQVVLLALVIALVVGVPLGMVSGYLGGWVDRLLVLLMDTLYTLPVLLLSVVMAFLLGRGLPNAAAALCVVYIPQYFRVVRNQSAQVKAELYVEAAQSLGAGPLWILRRYLLRNVITSVPVLLTLNAADAVLVLGGLGFLGLGLPETIPEWGGDLQQALTALPTGIWWTALYPGVALFVLVLGLSFLGEGLESWLSGGNAQRSGS
- a CDS encoding ATP-binding protein yields the protein MASVRRFLQPPPGSFFLFGPRGTGKSTWLQQEFPEALRVDLLAPEVLRTYQAKPERLAERIAAAGARAHTVVIDEVQKAPQLLDVVHGLVEQRRDLRFVLTGSSARKLRHGAANLLGGRLLALPMGPFMAAELGQEFDLTRAQAIGLVPLVWQAVDPQATLAAYASLYLQEEVQAEALVRQIGDFARFLEVISFSQGSLLNLANLAREAEIPRKRAESYLGILEDLLISFRLPVFQRRAQRQLVQHQKFFYFDAGVFRSLRPCGPLDAPEEIDGIALESLVAQHLRALCQLRPGGAQLSFWRTRSGLEVDFIVYGPNLFLAIEVKRSRRIDRSDLKALRAFGEDYPEAERLLLSFCPEPLLIDGIRCEPLETWLRQLRP
- the trmH gene encoding tRNA (guanosine(18)-2'-O)-methyltransferase TrmH, giving the protein MPLLPRRFERLKAVLNRRMGDLTVVLEQVDKPHNLSAILRSCDAVGVLEAHVVSLAGRTPTLNGTAKGSEKWVPLHRHCDADCGTLLGALKAKGFRLYGTHLSAEAVDYRSCDFTGPCAFVLGAEKWGLSAAAAALVDQPIVIPMQGMVQSLNVSVACATLLFEALRQRQAAGLLPSHGEGLPAERYDHLLFEWAYPEVAAWCQREGRPYPALDGEGAISENLPRSLKMRY